One Chionomys nivalis chromosome 4, mChiNiv1.1, whole genome shotgun sequence genomic region harbors:
- the Nherf4 gene encoding Na(+)/H(+) exchange regulatory cofactor NHE-RF4 yields the protein MTTSSRRRDSGGGRRIGGGGSQLSISTSRRTWDPSPATHFSYVPLLPPYRKFKFNPRLGIDNPVLSLAEDQAQSDSWNLQRPRFCLLSREEQKNFGFHLQYQLGKADHVVYRVDPGSSAQRHGLREGDRILAVNNNIVDHEDYAMVVRHIRASGPRVLLTVLAQHVHDVVRAQQGGDAFLCPTLGSAVRPRLCHVVKDEGGFGFSITHGCRGSFWLVLSSGGAAERAGVPPGARLLEVNGVSVEKFTSSQLSRKLWQSGDQVTLLVAAPEVEERCRQLGMPLAAPLAEGWALPTKPRCLNIEKGPQGFGFLLREEKGLDGCLGQFLWEVDPGLPADKAGMKAGDRLVAVAGESVDGLCHEETVSRIRAQGSRVSLIVVDPEADRFFNMVRLSPLLFLENTENAASSLAETKDFAAEDTAEPSSPVGSRQCFLYPGPGGGYGFKLCCVASRPCLFISQVTPGGSAARAGLQMGDAVLEVNGYPVGADNDPNRLQRLTEAEPPLCLKLAARDPQDLEAWISSESGKDWMLPSELL from the exons ATGACCA CGTCTTCAAGGAGGCGTGACTCAGGAGGGGGCAG AAGAATTGGAGGGGGAGGGTCTCAGTTGTCCATCAGCACCTCCAGAAGGACCTGGGACCCCAGTCCAGCTACACACTTCTCTTACGTGCCTCTCCTGCCTCCTTACAGGAAGTTTAAATTTAATCCAAGGCTGGGCATTGACAATCCTGTCCTCTCCCTGGCTGAAGACCAGGCTCAGTCTG ATTCCTGGAACCTGCAACGGCCTCGCTTCTGTCTGCTGAGCAGAGAGgagcagaagaactttgggttccATCTGCAGTACCAACTGGGCAAGGCTGACCATGTGGTGTACAGGGTGGATCCAGGCTCCTCTGCCCAGCGCCACGGTCTCCGGGAAGGAGACCGGATCTTAGCGGTGAACAATAACATTGTGGACCATGAGGACTACGCCATG GTAGTGCGCCACATCCGGGCCAGCGGTCCCCGGGTATTGCTGACAGTCTTGGCACAGCACGTGCATGACGTGGTGCGCGCTCAGCAGGGGGGCGATGCCTTCCTTTGTCCTACCCTAGGATCGGCAGTCAGGCCCCGGTTGTGCCATGTAGTAAAAGATGAAGGTGGTTTTGGCTTCAGCATCACCCATG GATGTCGGGGTTCTTTCTGGCTGGTTCTCAGTTCCGGAGGAGCCGCTGAGAGGGCAGGGGTGCCCCCTGGGGCCCGGCTGCTAGAAGTGAATGGGGTCAGTGTGGAGAAGTTCACTTCCAGCCAGCTCAGTAGGAAG CTTTGGCAGAGTGGCGATCAGGTGACTCTGCTTGTGGCAGCGCCGGAGGTAGAGGAGCGGTGTCGTCAACTGGGAATGCCTCTCGCTGCGCCCCTGGCAGAGGGCTGGGCACTGCCCACCAAGCCCCGGTGTCTAAACATAGAGAAAGGGCCTCAAGGCTTTGGCTTCCTGCTCCGGGAGGAGAAGGGCCTGGACGGTTGCCTCG GGCAGTTCTTATGGGAGGTGGACCCAGGACTGCCAGCTGACAAGGCTGGCATGAAGGCTGGGGACCGCCTGGTGGCTGTGGCTGGGGAGAGCGTGGATGGGCTGTGCCATGAGGAGACAGTGTCCAGGATCCGAGCCCAGGGCTCTCGCGTCTCCCTCATTGTCGTCGATCCTGAGGCTGACCGCTTCTTCAACATG gtaCGActgtctcccctcctcttcttggAGAACACAGAGAATGCTGCCTCCTCTCTGGCAGAAACCAAGGACTTTGCAGCTGAAGATACAGCTGAGCCTTCTAGCCCTGTCGGCTCCCGCCAATGCTTCTTGTACCCTGGGCCTGGAGGTGGTTATGGATTCAAGCTCTGCTGTGTGGCCAGTAGGCCTTGTCTCTTCATTTCCCAG GTGACCCCAGGAGGCTCAGCTGCCCGCGCGGGGCTGCAAATGGGAGATGCAGTTTTGGAGGTGAATGGATATCCTGTGGGTGCAGACAACGACCCGAATAGGCTTCAGCGACTGACTGAGGCAGAACCACCCCTCTGCTTGAAGCTGGCAGCTAGGGATCCGCAGGACTTGGAAGCCTGGATCTCCTCGGAGTCTGGAAAG GACTGGATGCTGCCCTCAGAGCTGCTATAG
- the Nlrx1 gene encoding NLR family member X1 — MRWGCHLPRTSWGSGLRRTSQLSDEHISFLTHWSWPFRGVHPRGPARAFIRHHGNSADSVPPPGRHGQLFKSISATEAIQRHRRNLMEWFSRLPREERQFGPTFALDTVHVDPVIRESTPDELLRPSAELATGHQRTQAGQPPLALSQLFDPDACGRRVQTVVLYGTVGTGKSTLVRKMVLDWCYGRLPAFELLIPFSCEDLSSLGSTPASLCQLVTQRYTPLKELLPLMTAAGSRLLFVLHGLERLNLDFRLAGTGLCNDPEQPGAPAAIMVNLLRKYMLPEASILVTTRPSAIGRIPSKYVGRYGEICGFSDTNLQKLYFQLRLNQPDCGYGAGGAGVSATPAQQDNLIQMLSRNLEGHHQIAAACFLPSYCWLVCATLHFLHAPTPAGQTLTSIYTSFLRLNFSGETLDSTHPSNLSLMAYAARTMGKLAYEGVSSRKTYFSEEDVRGCLEAGIKTEEEFQLLQIFRRDALRFFLAPCVEPGHLGAFVFTVPAMQEYLAALYIVLGLRKTALQRVGKEVVEFAGRVGEDVSLVLGIVAKLLPLRILPLLFNLLKVFPRVFGRMVSKSREAVAQAMVLEMFREEDYYNDDVLDQMGASILGVEGPRRHPDEPPEDEVFELFPMFMGGLLSAHNRAVLAQLGCPIKNLDALENAQAIKKKLGKMGRQVLPPSELLDHLFFHYEFQNQRFSAEVLGSLRQLNLAGVRMTPLKCTVVAAVLGSGKHPLDEVNLASCQLDSAGLQTLMPVFLRARKLGLQLNGLGPEACRDLRDLLLHSQCQISTLRLSNNPLTAAGVALLMEGLAGNTSLTHLSLLHTDLGDEGLELLAAQLDRNRQLQELNVAYNGAGDAAALALAKAAREHPSLELLHLYFNELSSEGRQVLRDLGGSDEGGARVVASLTEGAAVSEYWSVILSEVQRNLNSWDPARVQSHLKLLLRDLEYSRGATLNPWRKAQLLRVEGEVKTLLEQLGDSGC, encoded by the exons ATGAGGTGGGGCTGCCATTTGCCCAGGACCTCTTGGGGCTCAGGTCTGAGAAGAACATCCCAGCTATCAG aTGAGCATATCTCCTTCCTGACCCACTGGAGTTGGCCCTTTAGAGGGGTGCATCCCCGTGGGCCCGCTAG GGCCTTTATCCGTCACCATGGAAACTCAGCAGACAGTGTTCCCCCACCAGGGAGGCATGGACAGCTGTTCAAAAGCATCTCTGCTACTG AAGCCATCCAAAGGCATCGCCGGAACCTCATGGAGTGGTTTAGCCGGTTGCCCAGAGAGGAGCGTCAGTTTGGACCGACCTTTGCTCTAGACACGGTCCATGTTGACCCTGTGATCCGCGAGAGCACCCCAGATGAGCTGCTTCGCCCATCCGCAGAGCTGGCCACAGGGCATCAACGAACCCAGGCTGGGCAGCCCCCACTGGCCCTGTCTCAGCTCTTTGACCCAGACGCCTGTGGGCGCCGCGTGCAGACAGTGGTGCTGTATGGGACCGTAGGTACCGGCAAGAGCACATTGGTACGCAAGATGGTCCTGGACTGGTGTTATGGAAGGCTGCCTGCCTTTGAGCTGCTCATTCCCTTTTCCTGTGAGGACTTGTCATCCCTGGGCTCCACCCCAGCTTCCTTGTGCCAACTTGTGACCCAGCGTTACACACCCCTGAAGGAGTTACTGCCCCTGATGACCGCTGCCGGATCCCGCCTGCTCTTTGTGCTCCATGGCCTGGAGCGTCTCAACCTTGACTTCCGGCTGGCAGGCACAGGGCTTTGTAATGACCCAGAGCAACCCGGGGCACCAGCTGCTATCATGGTCAACTTGCTCCGCAAATACATGCTTCCTGAG GCCAGCATCCTGGTAACCACCCGGCCCTCGGCCATTGGCCGTATCCCTAGCAAGTATGTGGGCCGCTATGGTGAGATCTGTGGCTTCTCCGATACCAACCTGCAGAAGCTCTACTTCCAGCTTCGCCTTAACCAGCCCGATTGTGGATATGGTGCAGGGGGTGCAGGTGTCTCAGCCACACCGGCTCAGCAGGACAACCTGATTCAGATGCTGTCCCGAAACCTGGAGGGGCACCACCAGATTGCCGCTGCCTGCTTCCTGCCCTCCTATTGCTGGCTTGTGTGTGCAACCTTGCACTTCCTGCATGCTCCTACACCTGCTGGCCAGACCCTCACAAGCATTTATACCAGCTTCCTGCGTCTGAACTTCAGTGGGGAAACACTGGACAGCACCCACCCCTCCAATTTATCCCTGATGGCCTATGCAGCCCGAACTATGGGAAAGTTGGCCTATGAGGGGGTGTCATCCCGAAAGACCTACTTCTCTGAAGAGGATGTCCGTGGTTGCCTAGAAGCTGGCATCAAGACAGAGGAAGAATTCCAGCTGCTGCAGATCTTCCGACGAGATGCCCTGAGGTTTTTTCTAGCCCCGTGTGTGGAACCAGGACACCTGGGTGCCTTTGTATTCACTGTGCCCGCCATGCAGGAATACCTGGCTGCCCTCTACATTGTACTGGGCTTACGCAAGACGGCCCTGCAGCGAGTGGGCAAAGAAGTGGTTGAGTTTGCAGGCCGTGTTGGGGAAGATGTCAGCCTGGTACTGGGCATCGTGGCCAAGCTGCTGCCCCTGCGGATTCTGCCTCTGCTATTCAACTTGCTCAAG GTGTTTCCACGAGTGTTTGGGCGCATGGTGAGTAAGAGTCGGGAGGCGGTGGCGCAGGCCATGGTGCTAGAGATGTTCCGGGAGGAGGATTACTACAACGACGATGTGCTGGACCAGATGGGTGCCAGCATCCTGGGTGTGGAGGGCCCCCGGCGTCACCCAGATGAGCCCCCTGAGGATGAAGTCTTTGAGCTCTTTCCCATGTTCATGGGGGGACTTCTCTCGGCCCACAATCGGGCAGTGCTGGCTCAGCTTGGCTGCCCCATCAAGAACCTGGATGCCCTGGAGAATGCCCAGGCCATCAAGAAGAAACTGGGGAAGATGGGTCGGCAGGTGCTGCCCCCCTCGGAGCTTCTGGACCATCTCTTCTTTCACTATGAGTTCCAGAACCAGCGCTTCTCAGCTGAGGTGCTCGGCTCCCTGCGCCAGCTCAATTTAGCAGGCGTGCGCATGACGCCGCTCAAGTGCACAGTGGTGGCCGCAGTACTAGGAAGTGGAAAGCATCCGCTGGATGAGGTGAACTTGGCTTCCTGCCAGCTGGATTCTGCCGGCCTACAGACTCTCATGCCTGTCTTCCTGCGGGCCAGGAAACTGGG GTTGCAGCTCAATGGCCTGGGCCCCGAGGCCTGCAGGGACCTCCGAGACCTGCTGCTTCACAGCCAATGCCAGATCAGCACTCTGCG GCTGTCCAACAACCCACTGACAGCAGCAGGGGTTGCCTTACTGATGGAGGGGCTAGCGGGAAACACCTCGCTGACACACCTGTCCCTTCTACACACGGACCTCGGAGATGAGGGGCTGGAGCTGCTGGCTGCCCAACTGGACCGCAACAGGCAACTGCAGGAACTGAACGTGGCCTACAatggtgctggggacgcagcagCTCTGGCCTTGGCGAAGGCCGCTAGGGAGCACCCATCTCTGGAGCTGCTGCA CCTCTACTTCAATGAGCTGAGTTCAGAGGGTCGCCAGGTCCTGCGGGACTTGGGGGGCTCAGACGAAGGTGGTGCCCGGGTTGTGGCCTCGCTGACAGAAGGAGCGGCGGTGTCTGAGTACTGGTCAGTGATCCTTAGTGAAGTTCAGCGCAACCTCAACAGCTGGGACCCAGCCCGAGTCCAGAGCCATCTCAAGCTATTGCTTCGGGATTTGGAATACAGTCGGGGTGCCACCCTTAATCCTTGGCGCAAGGCTCAGCTGCTTCGAGTGGAAGGCGAGGTCAAGACTCTTCTGGAGCAGCTGGGAGACTCTGGATGCTGA
- the Ccdc153 gene encoding coiled-coil domain-containing protein 153: protein MMPPKTKGKGRKTGAQKKKKNSSPDAGAEAKHRLVLLEKELLQDHLALQRDETRRAKASEDRLKQRLQELEAELERAQSEGKAVYAEMNRQRRALQEELRTRSKHLEEEVRSRQKQLETCQREAKTAREEAEKALREQGETLAQLRAHVANMEATYEEILHGSLDCLLAKLRAVKPQWDAAALRLHTRHKEQLRQFGLNPLDL, encoded by the exons ATGATGCCGCCTAAAAccaaaggaaaggggagaaaaactggggcacagaagaagaaaaaaaactcaagtcctG ATGCGGGGGCTGAGGCCAAGCACAGGCTGgtgctgctggagaaggagctgctccAGGACCACTTAG CGCTACAGAGGGATGAGACTCGCAGAGCCAAGGCTTCTGAAGATAGGCTGAAGCAGAGGTTGCAAGAGCTGGAAGCTGAACTGGAAAGGGCCCAAAGCGAAGGGAAGGCTGTATATGCAG AGATGAACCGCCAGCGTCGGGCCCTGCAAGAGGAGTTGAGAACCCGAAGCAAGCAtctggaagaggaagtgagaagtCGGCAGAAACAGCTAG AAACATGCCAAAGGGAGGCTAAGACAGCAAGGGAAGAGGCTGAGAAAGCCCTCAGAGAACAAGGTGAAACCCTGGCTCAGCTTCGTGCCCACGTGGCAAACATGGAGGCCACGTATGAGGAAATCTTGCAT GGCAGCCTGGACTGTCTCTTGGCCAAGCTGAGAGCTGTCAAGCCTCAGTGGGATGCGGCTGCGCTGAGACTCCACACCAGGCACAAGGAGCAGCTACGTCAGTTTGGTCTCAACCCCCTGGATCTTTGA